In Eupeodes corollae chromosome 3, idEupCoro1.1, whole genome shotgun sequence, a single genomic region encodes these proteins:
- the LOC129951055 gene encoding MAP/microtubule affinity-regulating kinase 3 isoform X1 encodes MSVMKKPRGSIHKIREFELEKIHLVDEFDILQIVGEGWFGKILLVEHRASQTEMVLKAVPKPYVSLRDFYREFHYGLHLGIHRNIVTTYDVAFETAGFYVFTQEYAPLGDLTSNVTDTGIGELHSKRVAKQIACALDYMHTKDIVHRDVKLDNVLIYRSDFSRVKLCDFGESYQTDTVVERRNEWLPYSPPEVLQIKPEGTYKADPSHDVWQFGIVIFVCLTGCLPWQKAASDDPRYVRYLTWQGTMMLPIRRTPKLFKLLASKSSRMFRRFLEPRPERRPKNLADLAKFIDDRWLAKTAEKEMAEYETDELCPSMYSFHSSPDEKHRLLHTLVACGIESNVDRTAKKNRIKDWIESSIITEEDENEEETDASASPSSSVSRGPVAGHISSIRTVEPAKKEIKTTLKDANQKHFDPRTGALQQGPSSMGTVIQSSPSPTGMNSLNTSTDSLKGSILTLGSRNELLSSDFHLYASETNMNALGEQPMHHMVSPQNGMSHSLSINQLSSDDALTRINNNFASGTSTVVKKNLLQRNRYDSAKLALANSKLYASSSALDTTNHLLNGPSSYYDNGAVHHHHQPNANGNNVSFMGLANAFQSLATMPTTSDQATMTSPFVSFHSRQSSEVKDSGYGSTTTTNGDAPSTKWMTQKEDIAVPTNIDRMRDNRTPMNGKTQNQSNHHISSGGFHSGTSMKDTPYDRFAILKKK; translated from the exons ATGTCTGTTATGAAGAAGCCGCGTGGGAGTATTCATAAGATACGAGAATTCGAATTGGAAAAG ATCCATTTAGTTGATGAGTTCGACATTCTGCAAATTGTCGGTGAGGGATGGTTTGGCAAGATACTTCTGGTGGAGCATCGGGCCTCCCAAACTGAGATGGTCCTCAAAGCTGTACCAAAGCCATACGTATCGCTGCGGGACTTTTATCGTGAATTCCATTACGGACTGCATTTAGGCATCCATAGAAATATTGTGACGACATACGATGTGGCATTCGAAACGGCTGGATTCTATGTATTCACTCAGGAATATGCTCCTTTGG gTGACTTAACATCTAACGTTACGGATACTGGCATTGGAGAGCTTCATAGCAAGCGAGTGGCAAAGCAAATTGCATGCGCTCTAGATTATATGCACACAAA AGACATAGTTCATCGGGACGTTAAACTGGACAACGTTCTCATTTACCGCTCTGATTTTTCCCGAGTCAAGCTTTGCGATTTTGGAGAATCATATCAAACCGATACGGTAGTGGAGAGGCGAAATGAATGGCTGCCTTACAGTCCTCCGGAAGTATTACAAATCAAGCCCGAAGGCACTTACAA GGCCGATCCAAGTCACGATGTGTGGCAATTTggaattgtaatttttgtttgtctcacTGGTTGCCTGCCTTGGCAGAAGGCAGCTAGCGATGACCCTCGCTATGTTCGATACCTAACATGGCAGGGTACAATGATGCTTCCCATTCGGCGAACGCCAAAGTTATTCAAGCTTCTTGCATCGAAATCTTCGAGAATGTTTCGCAGATTCTTGGAACCTAGACCCGAACGAAGGCCAAAGAATTTAGCAGATTTGGCTAAGTTCATAGATGACCGGTGGCTTGCCAAGACAGCAGAAAAAGAAATGGCTGAATACGAGACTGATGAACTGTGTCCATCAATGTACTCGTTCCACAGCAGTCCCGACGAAAAACATCGATTGCTTCATACCCTGGTGGCATGTGGCATCGAGTCGAACGTCGACAGAACAGCAAAGAAGAATCGTATCAAAGATTGGATCGAGTCCTCGATCATAACTGAAGAAGATGAA AATGAAGAAGAAACTGATGCATCCGCATCTCCATCCTCGTCTGTGTCTAGAGGGCCAGTGGCAGGTCACATCTCTTCAATTCGCACGGTTGAGCCGGCCAAAAAGGAAATTAAGACAACTCTAAAAGACGCCAATCAGAAACACTTTGATCCCCGCACTGGAGCTCTCCAGCAAGGACCAAGTTCCATGGGCACTGTCATCCAATCCAGTCCCTCCCCTACCGGCATGAATTCCTTAAACACTTCAACTGACAGCCTCAAAGGGAGTATTCTTACATTGGGCAGTCGCAATGAACTCTTATCGAGTGACTTTCATCTCTATGCATCCGAGACGAATATGAACGCGCTAGGTGAGCAGCCTATGCATCATATGGTTAGTCCGCAAAATGGCATGTCACATTCGCTTAGTATTAACCAATTGAGCTCTGATGACGCTCTTACAcgcattaataataattttgccaGCGGCACATCGACCGTAGTGAAGAAGAATCTTCTCCAACGGAACCGATACGATTCGGCTAAGCTAGCGCTAGCCAATTCTAAGTTATACGCTTCTTCGTCAGCTCTTGACACAACTAATCATTTATTAAATGGGCCATCATCTTATTATGATAATGGTGCagtgcatcatcatcatcagcccAATGCTAATGGTAATAATGTATCTTTTATGGGGCTTGCTAATGCTTTTCAATCGCTTGCTACAATGCCAACAACTTCTGATCAGGCGACTATGACGTCACcatttgtttcatttcattcgCGGCAATCTTCTGAAGTCAAGGACAGCGGCTATGGGTCAACCACTACTACCAATGGCGATGCCCCGAGTACGAAGTGGATGACACAAAAAGAAGACATCGCTGTTCCAACTAACATAGATAGAATGCGAGATAATAGAACTCCGATGAATGGTAAGACACAGAATCAGAGTAATCATCACATAAGTTCCGGTGGATTCCATTCGGGAACATCAATGAAAGACACACCTTATGATCGCTTTGctattttaaagaagaaatag
- the LOC129951055 gene encoding serine/threonine-protein kinase meng-po isoform X2, whose translation MSVMKKPRGSIHKIREFELEKIHLVDEFDILQIVGEGWFGKILLVEHRASQTEMVLKAVPKPYVSLRDFYREFHYGLHLGIHRNIVTTYDVAFETAGFYVFTQEYAPLGDLTSNVTDTGIGELHSKRVAKQIACALDYMHTKDIVHRDVKLDNVLIYRSDFSRVKLCDFGESYQTDTVVERRNEWLPYSPPEVLQIKPEGTYKADPSHDVWQFGIVIFVCLTGCLPWQKAASDDPRYVRYLTWQGTMMLPIRRTPKLFKLLASKSSRMFRRFLEPRPERRPKNLADLAKFIDDRWLAKTAEKEMAEYETDELCPSMYSFHSSPDEKHRLLHTLVACGIESNVDRTAKKNRIKDWIESSIITEEDENEEETDASASPSSSVSRGPVAGHISSIRTVEPAKKEIKTTLKDANQKHFDPRTGALQQGPSSMGTVIQSSPSPTGMNSLNTSTDSLKGSILTLGSRNELLSSDFHLYASETNMNALVKDSGYGSTTTTNGDAPSTKWMTQKEDIAVPTNIDRMRDNRTPMNGKTQNQSNHHISSGGFHSGTSMKDTPYDRFAILKKK comes from the exons ATGTCTGTTATGAAGAAGCCGCGTGGGAGTATTCATAAGATACGAGAATTCGAATTGGAAAAG ATCCATTTAGTTGATGAGTTCGACATTCTGCAAATTGTCGGTGAGGGATGGTTTGGCAAGATACTTCTGGTGGAGCATCGGGCCTCCCAAACTGAGATGGTCCTCAAAGCTGTACCAAAGCCATACGTATCGCTGCGGGACTTTTATCGTGAATTCCATTACGGACTGCATTTAGGCATCCATAGAAATATTGTGACGACATACGATGTGGCATTCGAAACGGCTGGATTCTATGTATTCACTCAGGAATATGCTCCTTTGG gTGACTTAACATCTAACGTTACGGATACTGGCATTGGAGAGCTTCATAGCAAGCGAGTGGCAAAGCAAATTGCATGCGCTCTAGATTATATGCACACAAA AGACATAGTTCATCGGGACGTTAAACTGGACAACGTTCTCATTTACCGCTCTGATTTTTCCCGAGTCAAGCTTTGCGATTTTGGAGAATCATATCAAACCGATACGGTAGTGGAGAGGCGAAATGAATGGCTGCCTTACAGTCCTCCGGAAGTATTACAAATCAAGCCCGAAGGCACTTACAA GGCCGATCCAAGTCACGATGTGTGGCAATTTggaattgtaatttttgtttgtctcacTGGTTGCCTGCCTTGGCAGAAGGCAGCTAGCGATGACCCTCGCTATGTTCGATACCTAACATGGCAGGGTACAATGATGCTTCCCATTCGGCGAACGCCAAAGTTATTCAAGCTTCTTGCATCGAAATCTTCGAGAATGTTTCGCAGATTCTTGGAACCTAGACCCGAACGAAGGCCAAAGAATTTAGCAGATTTGGCTAAGTTCATAGATGACCGGTGGCTTGCCAAGACAGCAGAAAAAGAAATGGCTGAATACGAGACTGATGAACTGTGTCCATCAATGTACTCGTTCCACAGCAGTCCCGACGAAAAACATCGATTGCTTCATACCCTGGTGGCATGTGGCATCGAGTCGAACGTCGACAGAACAGCAAAGAAGAATCGTATCAAAGATTGGATCGAGTCCTCGATCATAACTGAAGAAGATGAA AATGAAGAAGAAACTGATGCATCCGCATCTCCATCCTCGTCTGTGTCTAGAGGGCCAGTGGCAGGTCACATCTCTTCAATTCGCACGGTTGAGCCGGCCAAAAAGGAAATTAAGACAACTCTAAAAGACGCCAATCAGAAACACTTTGATCCCCGCACTGGAGCTCTCCAGCAAGGACCAAGTTCCATGGGCACTGTCATCCAATCCAGTCCCTCCCCTACCGGCATGAATTCCTTAAACACTTCAACTGACAGCCTCAAAGGGAGTATTCTTACATTGGGCAGTCGCAATGAACTCTTATCGAGTGACTTTCATCTCTATGCATCCGAGACGAATATGAACGCGCTAG TCAAGGACAGCGGCTATGGGTCAACCACTACTACCAATGGCGATGCCCCGAGTACGAAGTGGATGACACAAAAAGAAGACATCGCTGTTCCAACTAACATAGATAGAATGCGAGATAATAGAACTCCGATGAATGGTAAGACACAGAATCAGAGTAATCATCACATAAGTTCCGGTGGATTCCATTCGGGAACATCAATGAAAGACACACCTTATGATCGCTTTGctattttaaagaagaaatag
- the LOC129951055 gene encoding serine/threonine-protein kinase meng-po isoform X3, with product MSVMKKPRGSIHKIREFELEKIHLVDEFDILQIVGEGWFGKILLVEHRASQTEMVLKAVPKPYVSLRDFYREFHYGLHLGIHRNIVTTYDVAFETAGFYVFTQEYAPLGDLTSNVTDTGIGELHSKRVAKQIACALDYMHTKDIVHRDVKLDNVLIYRSDFSRVKLCDFGESYQTDTVVERRNEWLPYSPPEVLQIKPEGTYKADPSHDVWQFGIVIFVCLTGCLPWQKAASDDPRYVRYLTWQGTMMLPIRRTPKLFKLLASKSSRMFRRFLEPRPERRPKNLADLAKFIDDRWLAKTAEKEMAEYETDELCPSMYSFHSSPDEKHRLLHTLVACGIESNVDRTAKKNRIKDWIESSIITEEDENEEETDASASPSSSVSRGPVAGHISSIRTVEPAKKEIKTTLKDANQKHFDPRTGALQQGPSSMGTVIQSSPSPTGMNSLNTSTDSLKGSILTLGSRNELLSSDFHLYASETNMNALGEQPMHHMSRTAAMGQPLLPMAMPRVRSG from the exons ATGTCTGTTATGAAGAAGCCGCGTGGGAGTATTCATAAGATACGAGAATTCGAATTGGAAAAG ATCCATTTAGTTGATGAGTTCGACATTCTGCAAATTGTCGGTGAGGGATGGTTTGGCAAGATACTTCTGGTGGAGCATCGGGCCTCCCAAACTGAGATGGTCCTCAAAGCTGTACCAAAGCCATACGTATCGCTGCGGGACTTTTATCGTGAATTCCATTACGGACTGCATTTAGGCATCCATAGAAATATTGTGACGACATACGATGTGGCATTCGAAACGGCTGGATTCTATGTATTCACTCAGGAATATGCTCCTTTGG gTGACTTAACATCTAACGTTACGGATACTGGCATTGGAGAGCTTCATAGCAAGCGAGTGGCAAAGCAAATTGCATGCGCTCTAGATTATATGCACACAAA AGACATAGTTCATCGGGACGTTAAACTGGACAACGTTCTCATTTACCGCTCTGATTTTTCCCGAGTCAAGCTTTGCGATTTTGGAGAATCATATCAAACCGATACGGTAGTGGAGAGGCGAAATGAATGGCTGCCTTACAGTCCTCCGGAAGTATTACAAATCAAGCCCGAAGGCACTTACAA GGCCGATCCAAGTCACGATGTGTGGCAATTTggaattgtaatttttgtttgtctcacTGGTTGCCTGCCTTGGCAGAAGGCAGCTAGCGATGACCCTCGCTATGTTCGATACCTAACATGGCAGGGTACAATGATGCTTCCCATTCGGCGAACGCCAAAGTTATTCAAGCTTCTTGCATCGAAATCTTCGAGAATGTTTCGCAGATTCTTGGAACCTAGACCCGAACGAAGGCCAAAGAATTTAGCAGATTTGGCTAAGTTCATAGATGACCGGTGGCTTGCCAAGACAGCAGAAAAAGAAATGGCTGAATACGAGACTGATGAACTGTGTCCATCAATGTACTCGTTCCACAGCAGTCCCGACGAAAAACATCGATTGCTTCATACCCTGGTGGCATGTGGCATCGAGTCGAACGTCGACAGAACAGCAAAGAAGAATCGTATCAAAGATTGGATCGAGTCCTCGATCATAACTGAAGAAGATGAA AATGAAGAAGAAACTGATGCATCCGCATCTCCATCCTCGTCTGTGTCTAGAGGGCCAGTGGCAGGTCACATCTCTTCAATTCGCACGGTTGAGCCGGCCAAAAAGGAAATTAAGACAACTCTAAAAGACGCCAATCAGAAACACTTTGATCCCCGCACTGGAGCTCTCCAGCAAGGACCAAGTTCCATGGGCACTGTCATCCAATCCAGTCCCTCCCCTACCGGCATGAATTCCTTAAACACTTCAACTGACAGCCTCAAAGGGAGTATTCTTACATTGGGCAGTCGCAATGAACTCTTATCGAGTGACTTTCATCTCTATGCATCCGAGACGAATATGAACGCGCTAGGTGAGCAGCCTATGCATCATATG TCAAGGACAGCGGCTATGGGTCAACCACTACTACCAATGGCGATGCCCCGAGTACGAAGTGGATGA